One Sulfolobales archaeon genomic window carries:
- a CDS encoding DUF6036 family nucleotidyltransferase, which yields MEVTKRSYGGDVEHGDRVRREVEGEVRKVEQEPRKASEGGVAVLHPTLLLLSRLLTGLGLRVFIIGARSIVIHGVDLGRETQDWDVAIDKPFTPELRDAITRELRSRGFKVQWRKWGFLVEDDVHVDINYAPLTLDEEFANRCRRIAENIFLPSLEDIIVMKLMSGERKDIADLKKIVSQTWHRLDREYLYSRARQAGLEKELEILVRRVGLH from the coding sequence ATGGAGGTAACGAAGAGAAGCTATGGGGGAGATGTGGAACATGGAGACCGGGTGCGTAGAGAGGTAGAGGGTGAGGTGAGGAAAGTGGAGCAGGAGCCTCGCAAGGCCTCTGAGGGGGGTGTTGCTGTTCTCCATCCGACTTTGCTCCTCCTCTCAAGGCTTCTCACTGGGCTGGGGCTTAGGGTCTTCATTATAGGTGCTCGAAGCATTGTAATCCACGGCGTGGATCTGGGGAGGGAGACCCAGGACTGGGATGTTGCCATAGATAAGCCCTTCACACCTGAACTACGGGACGCTATAACTAGGGAGCTCCGGTCTAGGGGCTTCAAGGTGCAGTGGCGGAAATGGGGTTTTCTAGTTGAGGACGATGTGCACGTAGACATCAACTATGCCCCGCTTACGCTGGACGAAGAGTTCGCTAATAGGTGCAGGAGAATTGCAGAGAACATCTTCCTACCCAGCCTGGAGGACATAATTGTCATGAAGCTCATGTCTGGCGAGAGGAAGGATATAGCCGACCTCAAGAAGATAGTGAGCCAGACTTGGCACAGGCTGGACAGAGAATACCTCTATAGCCGGGCCCGCCAGGCCGGGCTTGAGAAGGAGCTGGAGATACTTGTCAGGAGGGTTGGTCTGCATTGA